One Phocoena sinus isolate mPhoSin1 chromosome 13, mPhoSin1.pri, whole genome shotgun sequence DNA segment encodes these proteins:
- the ALKAL2 gene encoding ALK and LTK ligand 2 isoform X1, with translation MRGPGRPLLLGLLLVLGAAGPGRGVAETREAADRQTLLQLIVEIVQELRKYHSGESKRLQLSGRQDYTLGRREVSDYGAYPEEQRVEIVPRDLRMKDKFLKHLTGPLYFSPKCSKHFHRLYHNTRDCTIPTYYKRCARLLTRLAVSPMCMEG, from the exons ATGCGCGGACCCGGGCGTCCCctcctcctggggctgctgctcGTGCTGGGGGCGGCGGGGCCCGGCCGGGGGGTCGCGGAGACCCGGGAGGCCGCGGACAGGCAGACGCTGCTGCAGCTCATCGTGGAGATCGTCCAGGAGCTCAGGAAGTACCACTCGGGGGAGTCCAAGAGGCTGCAGCTCTCGGGCCGGCAGGACTACACCCTGGGCCGCAGGGAGGTCTCGGACTACGGGGCTTACCCGGAGGAGCAGAGAGTGG AAATTGTTCCTCGAGATCTAAGGATGAAAGACAAGTTTCTGAAACATCTTACAG GTCCTCTTTATTTCAGCCCAAAGTGCAGCAAACACTTCCACAGACTTTACCACAACACCCGAGACTGCACCATCCCCACCT ACTATAAGAGATGCGCCCGGCTTCTTACTCGGCTGGCTGTCAGTCCGATGTGCATGGAGGGATAA
- the ALKAL2 gene encoding ALK and LTK ligand 2 isoform X2, with protein sequence MRGPGRPLLLGLLLVLGAAGPGRGVAETREAADRQTLLQLIVEIVQELRKYHSGESKRLQLSGRQDYTLGRREVSDYGAYPEEQRVEIVPRDLRMKDKFLKHLTDYKRCARLLTRLAVSPMCMEG encoded by the exons ATGCGCGGACCCGGGCGTCCCctcctcctggggctgctgctcGTGCTGGGGGCGGCGGGGCCCGGCCGGGGGGTCGCGGAGACCCGGGAGGCCGCGGACAGGCAGACGCTGCTGCAGCTCATCGTGGAGATCGTCCAGGAGCTCAGGAAGTACCACTCGGGGGAGTCCAAGAGGCTGCAGCTCTCGGGCCGGCAGGACTACACCCTGGGCCGCAGGGAGGTCTCGGACTACGGGGCTTACCCGGAGGAGCAGAGAGTGG AAATTGTTCCTCGAGATCTAAGGATGAAAGACAAGTTTCTGAAACATCTTACAG ACTATAAGAGATGCGCCCGGCTTCTTACTCGGCTGGCTGTCAGTCCGATGTGCATGGAGGGATAA